A window of Leptotrichia wadei contains these coding sequences:
- the fni gene encoding type 2 isopentenyl-diphosphate Delta-isomerase codes for MKNRKDEHIKYALEHRSEYNSFDDVELIHCSIPKYNLEEIELKTQFAGCEFEVPFFINAITGGSENAKKINQKLARVANECGLLFVTGSYSAALKNAGDDSFEIVKRENPGLKLATNIGIDKDYTAGVKAIKALDPLFLQVHVNLMQELIMAEGSRNFREWENNLREFARNIEIPIVLKEVGFGMTENAVKKGIKLGIKTFDISGRGGTSFAFIENMRRENGLHYLDNWGQTTISCLLNLKKYVDKVEIIASGGVRNPLDIIKSLVLGAKAVGISKVILELAVNYEIEKVIEILESWKNECRMIMCALNANNIEELRNVKYVLYGKTLEFAIQQK; via the coding sequence TTGAAAAATAGAAAAGATGAGCATATTAAGTATGCATTGGAACATAGAAGTGAATACAATAGTTTTGATGATGTTGAGCTTATCCATTGTTCAATTCCTAAGTATAATCTTGAAGAAATTGAGCTGAAAACTCAATTTGCAGGGTGTGAATTTGAAGTGCCGTTTTTTATTAATGCGATTACGGGTGGAAGTGAGAATGCGAAAAAAATTAATCAGAAATTGGCTAGAGTTGCGAATGAGTGTGGATTACTGTTTGTAACAGGGTCTTATAGTGCGGCTTTGAAAAATGCTGGAGATGATTCGTTTGAAATTGTAAAAAGGGAAAATCCAGGATTGAAACTTGCTACGAATATTGGGATTGATAAGGATTATACGGCTGGAGTTAAGGCGATTAAGGCTTTGGATCCGTTATTTTTACAAGTTCATGTAAATCTTATGCAGGAGCTTATTATGGCAGAGGGAAGTAGAAATTTTAGAGAATGGGAAAATAATTTACGGGAATTTGCACGAAATATTGAAATTCCGATTGTATTGAAGGAAGTTGGATTTGGAATGACTGAGAATGCAGTGAAAAAAGGGATTAAGCTTGGAATAAAGACTTTTGATATTAGCGGGCGTGGGGGAACCAGCTTTGCATTTATTGAAAATATGAGGCGGGAAAATGGGCTTCATTATTTGGATAATTGGGGACAGACTACAATTTCCTGCCTTTTGAATTTGAAAAAATATGTGGATAAAGTGGAAATTATTGCAAGTGGAGGAGTTAGAAATCCATTAGATATTATAAAATCATTAGTTTTAGGAGCAAAAGCAGTAGGAATTTCAAAAGTAATTTTAGAATTGGCTGTGAACTATGAAATTGAGAAAGTGATTGAAATTTTAGAGAGCTGGAAAAATGAATGCAGGATGATAATGTGTGCTTTAAATGCTAATAACATTGAGGAATTGCGGAATGTTAAATATGTTTTGTATGGGAAAACATTAGAATTTGCTATTCAGCAAAAATAG
- a CDS encoding phosphomevalonate kinase codes for MLENKIMTNKTCGKLYISGEYSILTAGQSAIIKNVNIFMESRISFSNMDEYMVFSDMFDYKLTLEKDTFNNENILQNFDKNYSLICEAISVMSEYLKLKNFEIKPFELEITGKMERDGKKFGIGSSGSVVILTIKSILNLYNLEVSKEMIFKLSSYVLLKRGDNGSMGDIACISYESLIFYRSFDRKKIRELIEKETLKDVLEADWNYEVSELYFDEKKLNQNNLSCEFLVGWTKKPAISKDLINIVKNSICESENFLENVEEVVKKLREAIRNGDKLTIKKCIGENGKLLENLNENIYNKKLKELVNATKNLDICAKSSGAGGGDCGIALSFNEKDTRIVVEKWRELGIELLYSEKL; via the coding sequence ATGTTAGAAAATAAAATAATGACTAATAAAACTTGTGGAAAGCTCTATATTTCTGGAGAATATTCGATTTTGACGGCTGGGCAAAGTGCAATTATAAAAAATGTAAATATATTTATGGAATCAAGAATAAGTTTTTCAAATATGGATGAATATATGGTTTTTTCAGATATGTTTGATTATAAATTGACTCTTGAAAAAGATACTTTTAATAATGAAAATATTTTGCAAAATTTTGATAAAAATTATTCGCTTATTTGTGAAGCAATATCTGTTATGAGTGAATATTTAAAGTTAAAAAATTTTGAAATCAAGCCTTTTGAGCTGGAAATTACTGGGAAAATGGAAAGAGATGGGAAAAAATTTGGAATCGGCTCAAGCGGGAGTGTTGTAATTTTGACAATAAAATCCATTTTGAATTTATATAATTTGGAAGTTTCTAAAGAAATGATTTTTAAATTGTCTTCTTATGTCTTGCTAAAACGTGGAGATAATGGCTCTATGGGCGATATTGCCTGTATTTCTTATGAAAGTCTGATTTTTTACAGATCTTTTGACAGAAAAAAAATTAGGGAATTAATAGAGAAGGAAACTTTGAAAGATGTATTAGAAGCTGATTGGAATTATGAAGTTTCTGAACTTTATTTTGATGAAAAAAAATTAAATCAAAATAATTTAAGTTGTGAATTTTTAGTTGGATGGACAAAGAAGCCTGCTATTTCAAAGGATTTGATAAATATTGTGAAAAATTCTATTTGTGAAAGTGAAAATTTTTTGGAAAATGTGGAAGAAGTTGTGAAAAAACTTAGGGAAGCTATAAGGAATGGGGATAAATTGACGATTAAAAAATGTATTGGTGAAAATGGGAAATTGCTTGAAAATTTAAATGAAAATATTTATAATAAAAAATTAAAAGAATTGGTAAATGCAACAAAAAATTTGGATATTTGTGCAAAAAGTAGCGGGGCAGGTGGTGGAGATTGTGGAATTGCACTTTCCTTTAATGAAAAGGATACTAGGATAGTTGTTGAAAAATGGAGAGAACTTGGGATTGAGTTGCTGTATTCTGAAAAATTATAA
- the frr gene encoding ribosome recycling factor has translation MLDTILKEAEEKMAKSVENTKDKFSHVRAGRASVSMLDGVTVEAYGSPTPLNQVGTVSAPEARLLVIDPWDKSLIPVIEKTILQANLGFNPSNDGKVIRLVVPELTEDRRKEYVKMVKKEAEEGKVAIRNVRKDINNKLRKLEKDSEITEDELKANEEKVQKTTNKFIAQVDDALNKKEKELLTV, from the coding sequence ATGTTAGACACAATTTTAAAAGAAGCTGAAGAAAAAATGGCAAAATCTGTGGAAAATACAAAAGATAAATTTTCACATGTAAGAGCAGGACGTGCGAGTGTTTCTATGCTTGACGGAGTAACTGTGGAAGCTTATGGTTCGCCAACTCCGCTTAACCAAGTTGGAACAGTTTCAGCTCCAGAAGCTAGATTATTAGTAATTGATCCTTGGGATAAATCATTAATTCCAGTAATTGAAAAAACTATTTTACAAGCAAACTTAGGATTTAATCCTTCAAATGATGGAAAAGTTATCAGACTTGTTGTGCCAGAACTTACAGAGGATCGTAGAAAAGAATATGTAAAAATGGTAAAAAAAGAAGCTGAAGAAGGAAAAGTTGCAATTAGAAACGTAAGAAAAGACATTAATAATAAACTTAGAAAACTTGAAAAAGATAGTGAAATTACAGAAGATGAACTGAAAGCAAATGAAGAAAAAGTTCAGAAAACAACAAATAAATTTATCGCACAAGTTGATGATGCCTTGAATAAAAAGGAAAAAGAATTATTAACAGTTTAG
- a CDS encoding nitroreductase family protein encodes MNELIKQLQNRRSVREFTGEKLKEEDLQTILETAQRAANSVNGQQTSLIVIRDKEKLAKIAELCGGQKHIAQAEAFIFVLIDFHRGVYASNSLGKRNIAPKSADGILVGAVDAGIMVNALQTAAFALGYGGTVIGAIRKETKEFIKMLGLPKYVFPIVGTTIGVPAERSLTRVKPRVPLDTFVFEDTYNAKKVEEGVEFHEKDTIKWREENNTPQLPSYKEMLVKIYENFHNKSKQDLEGQGFKFTDDLEQDL; translated from the coding sequence ATGAACGAATTAATAAAACAATTACAAAATAGACGTTCTGTAAGGGAATTTACAGGCGAAAAATTAAAGGAAGAAGATTTACAAACAATTCTTGAAACTGCCCAAAGAGCTGCAAATTCAGTTAATGGTCAGCAAACTTCATTGATTGTCATAAGAGATAAGGAAAAATTAGCAAAAATCGCAGAATTATGTGGCGGACAAAAACATATCGCCCAAGCTGAAGCATTTATTTTTGTACTAATTGACTTCCACCGTGGAGTTTATGCTTCAAATTCACTTGGAAAAAGAAACATCGCTCCAAAATCAGCCGATGGAATCCTAGTTGGAGCAGTAGATGCTGGAATTATGGTAAACGCACTGCAAACCGCAGCTTTTGCCCTTGGTTACGGAGGTACTGTAATCGGCGCAATTAGAAAAGAAACAAAAGAATTTATAAAAATGCTAGGACTTCCAAAATACGTATTTCCAATCGTTGGAACAACAATCGGAGTCCCTGCCGAAAGAAGCCTAACAAGAGTAAAACCAAGAGTTCCACTAGATACATTCGTATTTGAAGACACTTATAATGCGAAAAAAGTTGAAGAAGGAGTAGAATTCCACGAAAAAGACACCATAAAATGGCGTGAAGAAAACAACACCCCACAACTGCCATCATACAAAGAAATGCTAGTAAAAATCTACGAAAACTTCCACAACAAGTCAAAACAGGATTTAGAAGGTCAAGGCTTTAAATTTACCGACGACTTGGAACAAGATTTATAA
- a CDS encoding HAD family hydrolase yields the protein MRKEEVGKKKIIVYDFDKTLYDGETGVNFSVFYLKKYPIRSVLFLMKYSKDLIFYLLKIIDLTTLKERYFEFLERHSKGEVEKLVAGFWETKRHKIYSWTREELEKNKKECEMVIVSSASPLFLIENFLLSLGYDKVFGTNFVNDGKDDKVTFVAKIDGENNKGDEKVKKLDEWAKENGFEYEIVKFYSDSLADEPLYNISCRKYWIKKGIKIEGMPKRKTLFDKLFWK from the coding sequence ATGAGAAAAGAAGAAGTTGGGAAGAAGAAAATTATTGTTTATGATTTTGATAAGACGCTTTATGATGGGGAGACAGGGGTTAATTTTTCGGTGTTTTATTTGAAGAAGTATCCGATTAGGTCGGTTTTATTTTTAATGAAATATTCTAAGGATTTGATTTTTTATTTGTTGAAAATAATTGACTTGACAACTTTGAAGGAGAGATATTTTGAGTTTTTGGAGAGACATTCTAAAGGAGAGGTTGAGAAATTGGTAGCTGGGTTTTGGGAGACTAAGAGGCATAAAATTTATTCTTGGACAAGGGAAGAACTGGAAAAAAATAAGAAGGAGTGTGAGATGGTTATTGTATCTTCGGCTAGTCCTTTGTTTTTGATTGAGAATTTTTTGTTGTCACTAGGGTATGATAAGGTTTTTGGGACTAATTTTGTAAATGATGGGAAGGATGATAAGGTAACTTTTGTTGCGAAAATTGATGGGGAGAATAATAAAGGAGATGAGAAGGTTAAAAAATTGGATGAATGGGCGAAGGAAAATGGGTTTGAATATGAGATTGTGAAATTTTATTCGGATAGCTTGGCGGATGAGCCATTGTATAATATTTCTTGTAGGAAGTATTGGATAAAGAAGGGGATTAAAATTGAGGGGATGCCTAAAAGGAAGACTTTATTTGATAAGTTGTTTTGGAAGTAA